Sequence from the Schistosoma mansoni, WGS project CABG00000000 data, supercontig 0270, strain Puerto Rico, whole genome shotgun sequence genome:
aacaagaataCCCTTGTTATATTAAGCTTTCTTATATACTTGATATTACTATGTAAAAGAGTTCTGTGTATATATATCTACAATTTATGAAATCAGTAGGTCTAAATTTCTGTTACGTCTtagaatctgtctacccactttcgtgccgagtgtaacttgtctaatgtagattcagaccttgacgcgataggctgactggcttaaccttgagtcTAGTATGCAAGAGTTCGAAGTGGGGATAGAGAGAcaaaaactattctatcacctgattggctgacaagcacgagagagagagagacgacaagacaactggaacactactcgctttattccaatcccgatTTAGTACTCGAATTCtaaattcagattagtgtaaaaagatacatgaataaacagATGGCTAActtgaccacaacgtacaataattaggaaaatacaattatgtccaaaactgagggattatagtagaaaaatagtgtacaaaagattacgtctaaattacaatagctttggaacgaacagaaaaggctatggcagtgaatcatacatcaaacgaaagcttatgatttgtagaatagactaaggacaaaagtaaatgttacagttttacaagctttgaattaaatgaaataacgtccccaaaaatagcttccgtagtttgttaaggcttcttgtttcgctgttcACATCAAATTCGCTAACTAACAAATCACTAAGTTATATATTTTGCTCTAGGCTGTTTATAAAAGTACAGGAAAGAGAGTGTTACATGGTCGTAGAGTGAAGCAGTCGTCGCTCCCATCTCAGCTAATGTAATTTACAAAGCAGTTCCCTATGTAGTAGCCCGTCTCTTATTGGTTTTTAAATACCAGCTTTCATCATCCTACGTCGATTAATCGAAGCACCTGAACGACCAACTCTCAAGCGAAAAATTGGTCGCCATTCAGGACTCCAGTTCTCATGGATCATGTTTTCATTGTCCGCTAAATGGCGGAACATCCCCATATCCATTGAAGGTCAACAGTCGTTGCTTCTTGGTGTTAGGGTTGCCTAGAACTCTAAATCACTAGATATCGAAATTAGCCAATTCTATCAGAAATAAGGAAACAGATTAACAATTCGGGTCGGGAGAGAAAGCATCCAAAACAAACACATAGTAGATGACCATACAGCTACGGATAACAACCAGTCAAATTTCAGGTCAACAGAACAAGTCGTTAGTCAATTGTATAGAGATCGCAATAGTTGTCTTTGAAGTACGTGTAgataatgttgttcagaagCACAGTGAAAGGTCCACAACCAATCCACCCAACCCAGAGATCACAAGTTCAATAGTGTTTGTTAAGTTTATCGTGTAGACTTTACGCACAAGCACCATAAGCAGAGTTGTGGTATACAGCCATCTTTTCACTGTCCCAATCAAGAATGAGCTAATTAGAGTTGCCCGATTTCAGCATTACTTTTCGGTTTTACTATCGATGAAATTCTGAAAATAGCTCTGAAAGTTCGTGAGTGTGCATCTATTGTCGGGAAAAATACTTCTATCTTGGATACGCGACTCACGTTCCTTAATCGTGTGATAATAAACGAGCTAATCAAACCACACTCAATCACTTAGTAATTAGTGTTCGAAAATGTCTACGTTGCATTTTTGAAACGAAAAATATCTCTGCAAGACTGATAGGAACCTGTGTCTGCACTCACATTTTACAATGAACTGTTAATCATAGCCGAAAAATtcatatattttgattattgtgAATGGTGATGGTAGATAAGATCAGTTAACATCTAGGTTGTGTTAACAACCTTTCTATGAGAATTTAAGTGTCACATAGAAACAAGTAAATAAACTCGGAACTTGTAGCAGACACTAAAACAATTACCCAGTCATTATCAAACTTCATATTAGATTCCAAATATGATTTGGAAGGTTTTGAACAGTGATAATGTTTAACTTTCATACTACGAATAAAAGACCCAGAAAAATTAAAACTATGTTCCGTCGATGAAAATATCAACAGTCACCAAATTGCACATACCCTTCCTGTTTGGTTTTATTAAAGTATTACTTTCTCTCTGATTTTTGTCCACTAGATTAGCGTTATTTACCAGACTATTATCTGGTCGTTGGAAGAATATTTAAATTTCTAAGGATTGTGACCTACCAACGTTTCCAAATATAGCAGTTGACTGACTAGTTAAGTTTGTAAGTAAATGAACTTTATCTACAAGAAAAGGTAGCAAGGCGTATGTATATACACAATGAATAGTTACTAGATAATGTATGGAAtcagcccaggacagagtgggttggagaaagctggtcggcggcctatgctccattgggagtaacaggcgtaagtaagtaagtaatgtatgGAATCATACTAGGAAATCGAAACCGCACTGCCACTAGATATCTCACCGTCATCgtcagatttatttatttaaacacataaatattggtgcaaggaagcaccagatacatatgcgcctcacaaatctcattcgatttgtgtgagggctgtgatactgctcaggtgcccagactgaagcaggtggttttcttaggggcccacacccggagcctttgaccgaaagatctgatccacaaggcaatggagcatcgtgaggagatgcagtcccatggtagccggtgatcaacgattgattcgtacgccatttgttccctcaggatactgaggtccatgtgcaccattggtttgaaatcagggttttccaactcccctagatggactcgccttgtccaccaatccggttaaagcgccggacattcgcttttcgtcctctcaacttcgtaaacaacacccccgcgacgagaaggcagtaagtaggacttccctctcagaggctatatattcgctagccatgtgagagcatttcgagagggagagcggactctccccactctcggccataccagggcatttgggggctcatcATCAGAAGTTCATATTGTTAATCCGCATTGTAAGGGTCACATGTTCAGTCTCATTGACTGCTTCGAAGAATTTAGTTTCCTTCCTTCAGTATATTTTGTATTATCCTATAATATCTTTATCTTTCAAGTTGCGAGTGCTTGCTAAAGCAGTTAATAGACCTTTGATTCTGCAAAATAAGTAGATATTCATTACAACTGCGAAACTAGAAATTCTTCGCTGGCCATTAGCAACTTAAAAAAATGTAGGCTGGATAGTTGCTCATCACTTAAAATTAAGTTTGAAATACATACAAAAACCAAGAGGATAGACAAACTTGAATAAGTGATGACCCACATCAACTTATCCACAATTAAATTCCTTCGCTTCCCAACgaacttttatttttactgCTGGTTCTGGTCCTAAACACTTTCTTTTTCATGCTTCATTTACGTTTACGAAATGTTATCCCTGCTCCTCTAGAACTGCGATTCAAACAACATATCTAATCTCCCAATGTTCTCACCTTATGTGAAATCGTATAACAAGCTTTATTAACTAGAACTCGAGAATCTTGTACCATTGACAAATGCTACATCTCCAAAACACAAAACTTAAGTGTGGCCATTCATTCGACCTTATCTAGTCGATATAGAGAACCAGTGAGACTTATCCTTCATGCTGAGAAATATGCGTTTAAGGGGAAAGTTTCTGACCTCCGTTGGAGAGTGGTTGTAGCAGGCGATTTTAAGGTATGAGTAAGTAGGCTATACCAAAACAAAAGACACTTAATTGAATCTGTGTCTCTCTGTGAGACAGCCGTATGCTCCGGCCATGATTAGACAGCCGTCTTTTTTAGCAAGTATTAATTATAGGCACAAGATGAACGTCTGGTATGACCTGCATAGTCGATGGTGGACACTAAACACGATTGAACAGGTTGTCGTTTTTTCTGGTTAAATTGTTTGATTTCTAGTCATGAATACGGGAACATGTTTGCCTGAGTCTTATTCCAATTAAAAATCCATAGCATTATGACCCCCTTAAAGATCTTCGATGAAGAATCAAAGTGTATACTTTAGAAGTAAACATTTAGTCGACCATCAAAACAAAGGCAACACAACATGAGATGATATCCAGAAAGACATAACACCAACCAGTGAATTGGTCCTGAACAGCAAGAAAGACCGATACATATCACCAGTATCGACAGATGGTTTGAAACTTATCCCATGGGGCTTTGAGCACGAGAAGGAAGGTAACCAAGAAACTGACAAAAAGTATGTGGAGCCACCTTAAGGAGTGAAGCAGATAGAAAAACTAGCGGCTACAGACGATACagaactccgtctgtagctgtTCTAGAGTTACTGTCAGCCTAAAGCCCAGGCAAAACAGAATAGTTAAGCATGAGGTCGGcaatcccatcccgtagaaaaaaatcttgctaagaatacgctaaccagaacaaacaaactaaaccatttaaaatctgtTCTGGGAGTTGAAGGGAGAATTAAGATAAAAATCAAGATGAAAGTCGAGATACTTCTGAAGTCACAAGGCCGATATCCCTTCTAGCCACCacagcaacactctttataggtacatgggacATCTGAACAATGTTGGAGACCTAGTAGATCGGTCAAGTAGCAACGGAAAtgaacagcaaaggctagatacgggatagatgcttctgtactccggtcacgaagatgaaaatgctccacacacacgccgggagttgctctaatactgtccagagaagcacgaaatgcacttacaGGATGGGATCCACAaacatcaaagcatcattcaaaacaaagaaggaggggatcacaatgaatgttatccaatgttatgcacccaccaatgatagcagcgacgacaataaagatcagttctatgagaggctgcaatcaatcatagctaagtgcccaagaaaggacctcatcgtcctgatgggagatctaaacgccagagtcggagtggacaacaccggatatgaagatataatgggacgacatggactgggatagagaaatgaaaatggggagaggtTTGCCAATCTATGTGCACTCAACAAAGTGgctataggcggcacaatattcccccacaaacacacacacgaGGCTACATGAGTCTCACAGGTTCgcaccagatagatcatatttgtgtcaacaaaaaattccgaaggacaatgggaGGTGTGAGAACAacgagaggagctgacatagcttcagatcaccaactggttgtgaccaagatgaaactgaagctaaagaaccACTGGAAAACTaaagaaacagcattacaaagacTCAATTCAaccttccttcgacatactgacaaactcaaccaattcaatgTAGATCTCAACAACATGTTCCAAACtctacaagatctactcaaagaagaaactactgtgGAGGACAATTGTATAGGGGCCGATCAAGCATGAACGTCAGCGTATCAGGAGGTGCTCGGCTGCGAGAGGCATCAATATAAGGAATGAAACTCTTGCAAAACCCTggataagattcaagaaaggaagaatacGAAGACAACAGTTAACAACGGCCGAACAAGAACACAGTAAGTCAGGACACAGGCCGAATacaacaagcaagtgaagagcattagagccactatggagttcctgagaagattgtcaacattatccggaactcatacgacggactacactacaaagtcgtgcatggaggacaactgacagatgcatttctagtaaggactggagtcagacaaggctatcTACTCTCCCCTTtcctctggtgattgactggattaggaagacctcgacatctgagggaaagaACGGAATACAGTGGAAATCTCAGAATTAATTAAACTATTTGGACTTTAAAGATGACCTAGCCCCCCTATCcgtacacatgaacaaatacgGACGaggacaacaaatgtagcagcagcctctgcatcaataggcctcaacatacacaaaggaaaaagcaagattcttaaatgcaacacggagaacaccaacccaatcacacttgatggcgaaactctggaagaggtggaaacattcacgtacctgggaagcatcattgatgaacaaggaggatctgatgcagatgtaaaggctaggattggaaaagcaagggccacattcctacaactgaagaacatatggaattcaaaacaaccgtcaactaatatcaaactcagaatcctcaatacgaacgtcaagacagccTTACTGttcggagctgaaacgtgaactACTACATCCACCGCCAAGAAGGTgcgagtatttataaacagttgtctacgcaaaatactcaacactcactggccggatactatcagcaacagcgttttatgagaggacaaaccagcttccagctgaagaggaaattaggaaaagacgttggaagtggatcggacatacattaaggaagtcaccaaactgcatcacgaggcaagccctaacttggaatcctaaagggaagcggaaaagaggaaggccagagAACACTTTACGCCTAGAAGTAGAAGCAAATATgggaaggatgaataacaagtgtaaaggattgcccaggagaatgctggtgagcagtctatgctcctccacaaggggtaacaggcgtaagtgcaGACGATATGAACATCTGTTTACACATCGGAAAAAGAGAAGTGATCCAGGGGTTTGAAGAGAGAGacagaacacttcaaggaacaaCTCGACAGACATTCGAGCACCTTTGATTTCCAAATAACTTGAGTGATTAACACATATGATACTTATATTAGGCTCAGCGAAAGAAAATCCAATTACTCTGGACACCTTGAGTAACAATGTCAAGGAAATAATAAGTAtagttttgttatatcccaagtAAAAAAATTGTATCTTTGACGCTTCgggacttaatgtaagccacttctccagagtaaataaaatgttctgAGTTTGTTTCCCACGTTCTGAACGTAAATTTGCGCCTCATGATTGAAACGCGCCAACTAATGAAATGTAGTGACAATCGATCACACCGACGACCTCAGAAGCCCTGTTGTGATGGTATCTGAGAGATTCTAGGCCCTCATTTGAAAACTCTACTTATGGATCAAGATATTTAGTAACCAAACAGCAATGAAACTGCGAAACAGACCCCCGTATTAGTGTGATTTTGGAATGTAGCCTTTCATAGTAGTAATTTCAAGTTCCAGGCTTTGATCGCAAGTATTTTTGAAGCATTAATGTTATGTTCTATCATCTTTAATATCATTATCTCGGTTCTCCTTATACCTAGTTAGTTTCATCTTGATGCGATGGCTCGGGTAGACCCATGTTTGTGCTGGACTTTCCATTATAACTAAGGCTATAGAAAATATTGTTAGCAACATTTGACAAGTTAATATGAATGCTGTCTAAGTAATGTAGAAGGAGCCTAAGTGGTATTGATAAAGAGTTGAATGAAAAGAACGATCATGAGTATTACCAAGcgcaacttatttatttaaatcatagCTTTAAGTAATCGGTTTATATAGGTTTCTCGGTTGCCAAAATCACCACCTTCAACAAAGTGTTTTCCTTTCTTGCGAAAACCGCCACTAGGATTGCTCAACTTGAATGTCCATAGAAAAGCAACAGCATGTTTGAAGTTTGGTCCAACTGTATATATTTCATGTACAAGGTCCTCAACGCATATTAAACCAAGATGTCCAAGTTTGTGTTGAATTAGCTCATTTGTTAAAGGGAGTCGTGTACCATGGTACTTACAAAATCCGCGTTTATAAATGAGTTGACGAACAATTTTAAGACTAGGATAACCCCAAGCGACGTACGGATCAATTATTCGAAGCATGTTAAGAGTTGCCTGTGCAATAATGATAAGCGAAAAGCCGGAATTACCTTATTTAATCGCACAAACATCCCGTTGTTGATTTGCCGGAGGCGAAACAGTTGCATAGTCTTTCTTGGGCGTGGGTGGACACCGTTAATACCCCGGATTCGCACGACAAACGCGAGTTTTGGTTCAGCTGGAACATAGAAGTCTCCCGTCTTCTTAGCATTACGCTGCAACGTCATTTCCCGCTTTGCCATTCTGCGGTACTCCTGAAAGTCATTATGTTACACAGAACTTACATGCATGTATTTTTCCGCTCTTTGCTTCATGAGAGACTTTAACTTCA
This genomic interval carries:
- a CDS encoding 60S ribosomal protein L7, putative; the protein is MSDVKKTDTQSATPKRPRKPEGLRVKEKIRRRKLITVARKKVIRRQTYMKLKSLMKQRAEKYMHEYRRMAKREMTLQRNAKKTGDFYVPAEPKLAFVVRIRGINGVHPRPRKTMQLFRLRQINNGMFVRLNKATLNMLRIIDPYVAWGYPSLKIVRQLIYKRGFCKYHGTRLPLTNELIQHKLGHLGLICVEDLVHEIYTVGPNFKHAVAFLWTFKLSNPSGGFRKKGKHFVEGGDFGNRETYINRLLKAMI